One genomic segment of Desulfomicrobium sp. ZS1 includes these proteins:
- a CDS encoding carbon-phosphorus lyase complex subunit PhnI — MYVAVKGGEKAIASAHKLLARERRGDESVPEISLEQIREQLSLSVDRVMSEGSLYDPHLAALAVKQARGDLMEAIFLLRAYRTTLPRFGYALPVDTSRMHVRRRISATFKDVPGGQVLGPTFDYTHRLLDWGLAGAQEQEGGASAPTEIDEAITTPGTPGTPGTRGTPGTPDMPRVLDVLGREGIIESEGRGDDSEPGDLTRHPLTLPAGRSMRLQNLARADEGFLLAMGYSTQRGFGNSHPFVGEIRMGEVEIEFVPEELGFPVTIGEITLTECETVNQFIGSGDARFTRGYGLTFGQGERKAMSMALVDRSLRAGELGEEVRGPAQDQEFVLYHSDNVEASGFVQHLKLPHYVDFQSELALVRGLRKDAAGKEESHER; from the coding sequence ATGTATGTAGCTGTCAAGGGCGGCGAGAAGGCCATTGCCTCCGCGCACAAGTTGCTGGCCCGTGAGCGGCGCGGCGACGAATCAGTGCCGGAAATTTCCCTGGAACAGATCCGCGAGCAGCTGTCTTTGTCCGTGGACCGGGTCATGAGCGAAGGCTCCCTCTACGACCCGCACCTTGCGGCCCTGGCCGTGAAGCAGGCGAGGGGCGACCTGATGGAGGCCATTTTTCTGCTGCGCGCCTACCGCACGACCTTGCCGCGCTTTGGCTACGCCCTGCCCGTGGACACGTCACGGATGCATGTTCGCCGCCGCATTTCCGCGACATTCAAGGATGTTCCGGGAGGCCAGGTGCTCGGGCCGACCTTCGACTACACGCATCGTTTGCTTGATTGGGGCCTGGCCGGGGCACAGGAGCAGGAGGGTGGAGCCTCCGCGCCGACGGAGATCGACGAAGCGATCACCACGCCTGGCACGCCTGGCACGCCTGGCACGCGCGGCACGCCCGGCACGCCGGACATGCCGCGCGTGCTCGATGTGCTTGGCCGCGAAGGCATCATCGAATCCGAAGGCCGGGGCGACGATTCCGAACCGGGCGACTTGACCCGTCATCCCTTGACCTTGCCCGCCGGGCGCTCCATGCGCCTGCAGAATCTGGCCCGTGCCGACGAGGGATTTCTGCTGGCCATGGGCTATTCCACCCAGCGTGGCTTCGGCAATTCCCACCCTTTTGTTGGGGAAATCCGTATGGGCGAGGTGGAAATCGAGTTTGTGCCCGAGGAACTGGGGTTTCCCGTGACCATCGGCGAGATCACCCTGACCGAGTGCGAGACTGTGAACCAGTTCATCGGCTCCGGCGACGCCCGCTTCACGCGCGGCTACGGCCTGACCTTTGGTCAGGGCGAACGCAAGGCCATGAGCATGGCCCTGGTGGACAGGTCGCTTCGCGCCGGGGAGCTGGGCGAGGAGGTGCGCGGCCCGGCCCAGGATCAGGAATTTGTCCTCTATCACAGCGACAACGTCGAAGCCTCGGGCTTTGTGCAGCATCTGAAGCTGCCGCATTACGTCGATTTCCAGTCCGAACTGGCCCTGGTGCGCGGACTGCGTAAGGACGCCGCAGGTAAGGAGGAATCTCATGAACGCTGA
- a CDS encoding alpha-D-ribose 1-methylphosphonate 5-phosphate C-P-lyase PhnJ translates to MNAEAMPGYNYAYLDEQTKGMIRRAILKAVAIPGYQVPFGSREMPLPYGWGTGGIQITAGIIGPDDVLKVIDQGADDTTNAVSIRSFFARTAQVATTTVTEEATVIQTRHRIPEAPLKPGQILVYQVPIPEPLRFMEPSESETRTMHALEEYGVMHVKLYEDIAVHGRIATSYNYPVKVEDRYIMCPSPIPKFDNPKMDDCPALQLFGAGREKRIYAIPPHTRVRSLDFEDHPFEIQSWDEACAICGSRDSFLDEIITDDRGGRLFVCSDSDYCARRVRGQEDK, encoded by the coding sequence ATGAACGCTGAAGCCATGCCCGGTTACAACTATGCCTATCTGGACGAGCAGACCAAGGGCATGATCCGCCGTGCCATTTTGAAAGCCGTGGCCATCCCCGGCTATCAGGTTCCCTTCGGTAGCCGCGAGATGCCCCTGCCTTACGGCTGGGGTACCGGCGGCATTCAGATCACGGCCGGCATCATCGGGCCGGACGACGTCCTGAAAGTCATCGACCAGGGCGCCGACGACACGACCAACGCGGTTTCCATCCGTTCCTTTTTCGCCAGGACGGCGCAGGTGGCCACGACCACAGTCACGGAAGAAGCCACCGTCATCCAGACCCGGCACCGTATCCCGGAAGCGCCACTCAAACCCGGCCAGATCCTCGTCTATCAGGTGCCCATCCCCGAACCCCTGCGCTTCATGGAGCCGAGTGAATCCGAGACACGGACCATGCACGCCCTGGAGGAATACGGGGTCATGCATGTCAAGCTCTATGAGGACATAGCCGTGCATGGTCGTATCGCCACCAGCTACAACTATCCCGTCAAGGTCGAGGATCGCTATATCATGTGTCCGTCCCCCATCCCCAAATTCGACAACCCCAAAATGGACGACTGTCCGGCCTTGCAGCTTTTCGGCGCGGGCCGCGAAAAACGCATCTATGCCATCCCGCCCCACACCAGGGTGAGGAGCCTGGATTTCGAGGACCATCCCTTCGAGATCCAGTCCTGGGACGAGGCCTGCGCCATCTGCGGATCGCGGGACAGTTTTTTAGATGAGATTATCACCGACGACCGGGGCGGACGCTTGTTCGTCTGCTCGGATTCGGATTATTGCGCACGGCGCGTGCGCGGGCAGGAGGATAAGTGA
- the phnL gene encoding phosphonate C-P lyase system protein PhnL, with protein MNVPMISIRSLAKTFVLHTQGGTCIRAFDGVDLDVAAGECVALHGPSGAGKSSLLRSIYANYRPTTGSVVVSHDGGGVDMTVAQPRTVLDVRRRTLGYVSQFLRVIPRVSSLDLVAERLAAMGVDLDQARDRAGRMLDRLNIPERLWSLAPATFSGGEQQRVNIARGFIRDYPILLLDEPTASLDGENRSTVVDMILEAKKRGAAVVGIFHDDDVRGRVADRCLLLNRPE; from the coding sequence ATGAATGTTCCCATGATTTCTATACGTTCCCTGGCCAAGACCTTTGTCCTGCACACCCAGGGCGGGACATGCATCCGCGCCTTCGACGGCGTGGATCTCGACGTCGCGGCCGGGGAGTGCGTCGCCCTGCACGGCCCCTCCGGCGCGGGCAAGTCGAGCCTGCTGCGCTCCATCTACGCCAACTACCGGCCCACAACGGGCAGCGTCGTCGTCAGCCATGACGGAGGCGGCGTGGACATGACTGTGGCCCAGCCCCGGACGGTTCTCGACGTGCGCCGCCGCACCCTTGGCTATGTGAGCCAGTTCCTGCGCGTCATCCCCCGCGTCTCCTCCCTCGATCTGGTGGCCGAGCGTCTCGCCGCCATGGGCGTGGACCTGGACCAAGCCAGGGACAGGGCCGGGCGGATGCTGGACCGCCTGAACATCCCCGAGCGTCTGTGGTCCCTGGCCCCGGCGACCTTCTCGGGCGGGGAGCAGCAGCGCGTCAACATCGCGCGCGGCTTCATCCGTGACTATCCAATCCTGCTCCTCGACGAGCCCACGGCCTCCCTGGACGGAGAGAACCGCAGCACCGTCGTGGACATGATCCTCGAAGCCAAGAAACGCGGCGCGGCAGTGGTGGGCATTTTTCACGACGACGACGTACGCGGGCGGGTCGCCGACCGCTGCCTGCTGCTGAACAGGCCGGAGTAA
- the phnF gene encoding phosphonate metabolism transcriptional regulator PhnF: MELQRRNGVALWRQIQDWLEFKIKEGELPPGSKLPTELELAERFGVNRHTVRRALTLLAEKELIRTEQGSGSFVREQVIDYAVGARTRFHENLLRQERKPRGELVSSGVILATTEVARALELEKGEPVIVLETLGEADGVRICLASAHFPQARFPGLDDRFRETGSVTQALRHYGVMDYRRKSTHISSRLPTAREARMLRQPKTRPVLVTESINVDPREWPIEFCETRFASERVQFIIET, translated from the coding sequence ATGGAGTTACAGCGCAGAAACGGGGTGGCCCTGTGGCGGCAGATTCAGGATTGGCTGGAGTTCAAGATCAAGGAGGGCGAACTTCCGCCCGGCAGCAAGCTGCCCACGGAGTTAGAACTGGCCGAGCGCTTCGGGGTCAACCGCCATACGGTGCGACGGGCGCTGACCCTGCTCGCGGAAAAGGAGCTGATTCGCACGGAACAGGGCAGCGGCAGCTTCGTGCGCGAACAGGTCATCGACTATGCGGTGGGCGCGCGCACCCGCTTCCACGAGAACCTGCTTCGCCAGGAACGAAAACCGCGAGGGGAGCTTGTCTCGTCCGGCGTCATCCTTGCCACGACTGAGGTTGCCAGGGCGCTGGAGTTGGAGAAAGGCGAACCCGTCATCGTGCTCGAAACCCTCGGCGAGGCCGACGGAGTGCGCATCTGCCTGGCCAGCGCTCATTTTCCCCAAGCCCGCTTTCCGGGCCTGGATGATCGTTTCCGAGAGACCGGCTCCGTGACACAGGCGCTACGCCATTACGGGGTCATGGACTACCGCCGCAAAAGCACGCACATCTCAAGCCGCCTGCCCACGGCCAGAGAGGCCCGCATGCTGCGCCAGCCCAAAACCCGGCCGGTACTGGTCACGGAAAGCATCAACGTCGATCCCAGAGAATGGCCCATAGAGTTCTGCGAAACACGCTTTGCGTCCGAGCGTGTGCAATTCATCATTGAAACCTGA
- the phnG gene encoding phosphonate C-P lyase system protein PhnG yields MSTEETTRQEWMAALALAPEVRLREAWDSLDAQPRYKLVRGPETGLVMVRARTGNNGERFNLGEMSVTRCTVALDHGVMGHAFIGGLCHEHARLAAVFDALLQLPERGEELCRTLIDPLQRERQTHLARRQDEVHPSRVDFFTLVRGDE; encoded by the coding sequence ATGTCAACTGAAGAGACAACGAGGCAGGAGTGGATGGCCGCCCTGGCCCTGGCTCCGGAAGTCCGCTTGCGGGAAGCCTGGGACAGTCTGGACGCGCAGCCGCGCTACAAACTCGTGCGCGGGCCGGAAACGGGGCTGGTCATGGTCCGGGCTCGGACCGGCAACAACGGGGAGCGCTTCAACCTGGGCGAGATGAGCGTGACCCGCTGCACGGTGGCCCTGGACCACGGGGTCATGGGGCACGCCTTCATCGGCGGACTTTGCCATGAGCACGCCCGTCTGGCGGCGGTGTTCGACGCCTTGCTGCAACTTCCTGAAAGGGGCGAGGAGCTGTGCCGCACGCTGATCGATCCGTTGCAACGGGAACGGCAGACGCATTTGGCCAGGCGGCAGGACGAAGTGCATCCGAGCAGGGTCGATTTCTTCACCCTGGTGCGGGGGGACGAATGA
- a CDS encoding alpha-D-ribose 1-methylphosphonate 5-triphosphate diphosphatase, with protein MSEMILANARIVLEGETVLGAVSVRDGLIHDVSPSAFACPNAVDLGGDLLIPGLVELHTDNLEKLLLPRPGVLWPSARAALLAHDAQLVSAGITTVLDALSCGQYYEKSDRRAMLDLTLTALHELRPTGHLRAEHFLHVRCEISDPDMPRLFEPFRDMDDVHLVSLMDHTPGQRQFVDTDAYRTYYSKDRQWSDQEFEAELTRMQEAQRRFAGAHAEDILRWCRTRGVPVASHDDATTGHVDWAHGQGIVISEFPTTMDAARRACELGLLTLMGSPNVVRNGSHSGNVSVREVAKAGLLGGLSSDYVPASLLHAAWILHAEVGLPLHESMALVTLNPARTLGLYDRGRIHPGLKADLVRVHIDRDLPVVRRVWRDGVRVY; from the coding sequence ATGAGTGAAATGATCCTTGCCAACGCCCGCATCGTCCTTGAGGGCGAGACAGTCCTGGGCGCCGTGAGCGTGCGTGACGGCCTGATCCACGATGTCTCCCCCAGCGCGTTCGCTTGTCCGAACGCCGTCGATCTCGGCGGCGACCTGCTCATTCCCGGCCTGGTCGAACTGCACACCGACAATCTCGAAAAGCTGCTCCTGCCCCGGCCCGGCGTGCTCTGGCCCTCGGCCCGGGCCGCGCTTCTGGCTCACGACGCGCAGCTTGTCTCCGCCGGGATCACTACCGTTCTCGACGCCCTGTCATGTGGGCAATACTACGAGAAAAGCGACCGTCGGGCCATGCTCGACCTGACCTTGACCGCCCTGCATGAGCTGCGGCCCACCGGACATCTCCGCGCCGAGCATTTTCTGCACGTGCGCTGCGAAATCTCCGATCCCGACATGCCGCGCCTCTTCGAACCCTTTCGCGACATGGACGACGTGCACCTTGTCTCGCTCATGGACCACACCCCCGGGCAGCGGCAGTTTGTCGACACGGACGCCTATCGCACGTATTACAGCAAGGACCGGCAATGGTCGGACCAGGAATTCGAGGCCGAATTGACCCGCATGCAGGAGGCGCAGAGGCGTTTCGCCGGAGCACACGCCGAGGACATCCTGCGCTGGTGCCGGACTCGCGGCGTGCCCGTGGCCAGCCACGACGACGCCACGACCGGTCACGTGGACTGGGCCCACGGCCAGGGCATCGTCATCAGCGAATTTCCGACCACCATGGACGCCGCGCGCCGCGCCTGCGAACTTGGGCTTTTGACCCTCATGGGCTCGCCCAACGTGGTCCGAAACGGCTCCCACTCCGGCAACGTGTCCGTGCGTGAGGTGGCCAAGGCTGGACTCCTGGGCGGCCTGTCCTCGGATTACGTGCCCGCGAGCCTGCTGCACGCAGCCTGGATCCTGCACGCCGAAGTCGGTTTGCCCCTGCACGAGTCCATGGCCCTAGTCACACTCAATCCGGCCCGAACCCTGGGCCTGTACGACCGGGGCCGCATCCACCCCGGCCTTAAAGCCGACCTCGTGCGCGTCCACATCGACCGCGACCTGCCGGTGGTGCGCCGGGTCTGGCGGGATGGGGTGCGGGTGTATTAA
- the phnK gene encoding phosphonate C-P lyase system protein PhnK produces MDAELLRVTGLTRYYGNRVGCRDVNFTLWPGEVLAIVGESGSGKSTLLSLLSGRLMPTRGEVSYRDRDGRWLSLAELSEADRRRLQRTDLGVVHQNPRDGLRMRVSAGGNIGERLMALGDRHYGRIRGAGLDWMERVELDQARIDDHPSAFSGGMQQRLQIARNLVTEPRLIFMDEPTSGLDVSVQARLLDLLRHLVSSLGLAVVLVTHDLAVARILAHRMMVMRGGEVVETGLSDQVLDDPCHPYTQLLVSSILQA; encoded by the coding sequence ATGGACGCTGAACTGCTTCGCGTCACGGGATTGACTCGCTACTACGGAAACCGCGTCGGCTGCCGCGACGTGAATTTCACCCTCTGGCCGGGCGAGGTGCTGGCCATTGTCGGTGAATCGGGTTCGGGCAAGTCCACGCTGTTGAGTCTTTTGTCCGGACGCCTCATGCCTACCAGGGGAGAGGTGTCCTACCGGGACCGGGATGGACGCTGGCTGTCCCTGGCCGAACTGTCCGAGGCCGACCGCCGCCGCCTGCAACGCACGGATCTCGGCGTCGTGCACCAGAATCCGCGCGACGGGCTGCGCATGCGCGTCAGCGCCGGAGGCAACATCGGCGAGCGCCTCATGGCCTTGGGAGATCGCCATTATGGCCGGATTCGCGGGGCGGGCCTGGACTGGATGGAGCGGGTCGAACTGGACCAGGCCCGCATCGACGATCATCCCTCGGCCTTTTCCGGCGGCATGCAGCAGCGTTTGCAGATCGCCCGCAACCTGGTCACGGAGCCGCGCCTCATTTTCATGGACGAGCCCACCAGCGGTCTCGACGTCTCGGTTCAGGCCAGGCTCCTGGACCTCTTGCGCCATCTGGTCTCGTCCCTCGGGCTGGCCGTGGTCCTGGTCACCCACGATCTGGCCGTGGCCCGCATCCTGGCCCATCGCATGATGGTCATGCGCGGCGGTGAGGTCGTGGAAACGGGCCTGTCCGATCAGGTCCTGGACGACCCGTGCCACCCCTACACCCAGCTTCTGGTCTCATCCATTTTGCAAGCGTGA
- the phnH gene encoding phosphonate C-P lyase system protein PhnH, with the protein MMLQSIPAGFARPVFESQGTFRAILDAMSRPGRVVPLPVQAEGPRGWSGGMASVVLTLCDMDTPVWLDAQTATDDARRFLRFHCACPLIDEPAKASFAVVMNHALMPSMDAFSLGSAEYPENSTTVLLATDFDATPGESISVTGPGVDGQERLPLSWLPPGFVTAWRGNCRLFPRGVDLILVSQAHVVGLPRTLQMEDRSCM; encoded by the coding sequence ATGATGCTGCAATCCATCCCCGCCGGTTTTGCCCGCCCGGTTTTTGAAAGTCAGGGCACGTTCCGCGCCATTCTTGATGCCATGTCGCGCCCGGGCAGAGTCGTGCCGCTTCCCGTTCAGGCCGAAGGACCGCGTGGTTGGAGCGGGGGCATGGCCTCCGTGGTCCTGACCCTGTGCGACATGGACACCCCGGTCTGGCTCGATGCTCAGACAGCCACCGACGACGCCCGGCGTTTTCTGCGTTTTCACTGCGCATGTCCGCTGATCGACGAACCGGCAAAAGCTTCCTTCGCCGTGGTCATGAACCACGCGCTCATGCCGTCCATGGACGCGTTTTCACTGGGCAGCGCCGAGTATCCCGAAAATTCGACCACCGTGCTGCTGGCCACGGACTTTGATGCCACCCCGGGCGAAAGCATCAGCGTCACGGGGCCGGGAGTGGACGGCCAGGAACGCCTGCCCCTTTCCTGGCTTCCTCCCGGGTTCGTCACCGCCTGGCGCGGTAACTGCCGTCTTTTTCCCCGGGGCGTGGACCTGATCCTTGTCAGCCAGGCCCACGTCGTGGGCTTGCCCCGGACCCTTCAAATGGAGGACCGGTCATGTATGTAG